A stretch of the Aegilops tauschii subsp. strangulata cultivar AL8/78 chromosome 4, Aet v6.0, whole genome shotgun sequence genome encodes the following:
- the LOC109741564 gene encoding beta-glucosidase 8: MRHHGQDRKRCSLSLTAHCPLPPASESETESCSLGTSGLVAQMMAPPRLLVLLLAAAALLGCARAAADTGGLSRASFPKGFVFGTATSAFQVEGAAAAGGRGPSIWDPFVHTPGNIAENANADVATDEYHRYKEDVDLLKSLNFDAYRFSISWSRIFPDGEGKVNKEGVTYYNNLIDYVLKQGLTPYVNLNHYDIPLALQKKYDGFLSPKIANIFADYAEFCFKTYGDRIKNWFTFNEPRIVAALGFDTGTNPPNRCTKCAAGGNSATEPYTVVHNILLSHATAVARYRNKYQASQKGKVGIVLDFNWYEAATNSPADQAAAQRARDFHVGWFLDPLLNGQYPKTMQDIVKERLPSFTPEQSKLVKGSVDYIGINQYTATYMADQPTPQQPPTSYSSDWHVQYIFQRNGVPIGQKANSNWLYIVPTGMYGCVNYIREKYNNPTIIISENGMDQPANLTREEFLHDASRVEFYKTYLAELKKAIDDGANVVGYFAWSLLDNFEWLSGYTSKFGIVYVDFTTLKRYPKDSAYWFKNMLQASGPGSKDGAVTSGSTQAGSGVSSSNMAAAGGSATSSSPRVLLSLLVCLYLVLPSIFMLSF; encoded by the exons ATGCGCCACCACGGTCAGGACAGAAAGCGCTGCTCACTTTCACTCACCGCCCACTGCCCACTCCCACCGGCGAGCGAGAGTGAGACTGAGAGCTGCTCGCTCGGTACCAGCGGCCTAGTAGCTCAGATGATGGCGCCGCCGCGGCTGCTGGTGCTGCTGCTGGCCGCCGCCGCGCTGCTCGGATGCGCGCGCGCCGCGGCGGACACGGGCGGGCTGAGCCGGGCGTCCTTCCCCAAGGGCTTCGTCTTCGGGACGGCCACGTCGGCGTTCCAGGTCGAGGGcgcggccgccgccggcggccgCGGGCCCTCCATCTGGGACCCCTTCGTCCACACCCCCG GGAACATTGCGGAGAACGCCAATGCAGATGTCGCCACGGATGAGTACCATCGCTACAAG GAAGATGTCGATCTACTTAAAAGCCTGAATTTCGACGCGTATCGGTTTTCAATCTCATGGTCCAGGATCTTCCCAG ATGGGGAGGGGAAAGTTAATAAAGAAGGTGTCACGTATTACAACAATCTCATAGACTACGTCCTTAAGCAAG GGCTCACTCCTTATGTCAATCTCAACCACTATGATATCCCTCTTGCGCTTCAGAAGAAGTATGATGGCTTCTTAAGCCCAAAGATCGC GAACATATTTGCGGACTATGCTGAATTTTGTTTCAAGACTTATGGTGATCGAATTAAGAACTGGTTCACATTCAATGAGCCAAGGATAGTAGCAGCACTTGGCTTTGATACTGGAACGAATCCCCCTAACAGGTGCACCAAATGCGCTGCCGGTGGGAACTCCGCAACAGAGCCTTACACTGTTGTTCATAACATTCTCTTGTCTCATGCTACTGCAGTTGCGAGATACCGCAATAAGTACCAG GCAAGTCAGAAAGGCAAAGTTGGGATAGTTCTGGACTTCAACTGGTATGAAGCTGCTACCAACTCACCTGCCGACCAAGCAGCAGCTCAAAGGGCTAGGGACTTCCATGTTGGTTG GTTTCTTGATCCACTACTAAATGGCCAATACCCGAAGACCATGCAAGATATCGTAAAAGAGAGGTTACCTAGTTTCACACCTGAACAATCTAAGTTAGTCAAGGGCTCTGTAGATTATATTGGGATAAATCAGTATACAGCGACCTACATGGCGGACCAACCAACGCCTCAGCAACCACCGACAAGCTACTCATCTGACTGGCATGTTCAATATATAT TTCAGCGAAATGGCGTACCAATTGGACAGAAG GCGAACTCCAATTGGCTTTACATCGTCCCGACGGGCATGTACGGATGTGTGAACTACATAAGGGAGAAGTACAACAACCCGACGATCATTATATCCGAGAACG GAATGGACCAACCCGCGAACCTGACCCGCGAGGAGTTCCTCCACGACGCATCAAGGGTGGAGTTCTACAAGACCTACCTCGCGGAGCTGAAGAAGGCGATCGACGACGGCGCGAACGTGGTGGGCTACTTTGCGTGGTCCCTCCTGGACAACTTCGAGTGGCTGTCGGGCTACACCTCCAAGTTCGGCATCGTGTACGTCGACTTCACCACCCTCAAGCGGTACCCCAAGGACTCGGCCTACTGGTTCAAGAACATGCTGCAGGCGTCGGGGCCCGGCTCGAAAGACGGCGCAGTTACTTCTGGCAGCACTCAAGCCGGCTCCGGCGTCTCAAGCAGCAACATGGCAGCAGCTGGTGGTTCGGCCACCTCGAGTAGCCCCCGGGTCCTGCTCTCCCTGCTGGTTTGCTTGTATCTGGTTCTTCCCTCCATCTTCATGCTCTCCTTCTAA
- the LOC109742225 gene encoding zinc finger C2H2 protein ECU02_0310 yields the protein MGGKCPHRKVKKRRLNCKQVRRGKFLVKADDAVYDELVKLADQGKDSEGKALPVDEDLPGMGQFYCLHCDRYFADETVKEDHYRSKRHKKRVKQLSGPAPHTQIDADLAGGMGMPDNGLKLMSS from the exons ATGGGAGGCAAGTGCCCGCACCGCAAGGTCAAAAAGCGCCGTCTCAACTGCAAGCAGGTGCGCCGCGGCAAGTTCCTCGTCAAAGCCGACGACGCCGTCTACGACGAGCTCGTCAAGCTGGCCGACCAGGGCAAGGATTCCGAGGGCAAGGCGCTTCCCGTCGACGAGGACCTCCCCGGCATGGGCCAGTTCTACTGCCTCCACTGCGA TCGGTACTTCGCGGATGAGACCGTGAAGGAGGATCACTACCGCTCAAAGCGCCACAAGAAAAG GGTCAAGCAGTTGTCTGGACCAGCcccacacacgcaaatagatgcCGATCTCGCTGGTGGAATGGGAATGCCGGACAACGGCTTGAAGCTCATGTCTTCCTGA
- the LOC109742221 gene encoding protein OPAQUE10 isoform X2, giving the protein MCSFQKQTKIWLGEVLHVRFDEDILVADLLGDGELLFQVSKVIWKRLLRKNKEQLKQSKVYIYERPSFGKSNGKYTPYPKVDSFLKVCQTLGLAGIDLFTPSDVVEKRNVRKVCMCIRSLSKKAGMMQLNVPDFDVVTHTIAMPNYIVGGIRRSLEQPQCSSSCSSGHSPHAISKSIFEGQSDEQSDRHYDSDEAESSLFVLGPQDSLDDDKLSELLQLGDAPKEEREGYGDSGHEMPEEKSLAESAGSLDAGVMDADTTNSTPFHENLLSPTDRCSTTRTNKCSLSSEESDSINSYLASDSCKNDLNGPPVKVSERIHDGHAEPSHDSVQGNGKIFTDHPEKDDSARTKDHMEACKSDKLDTTENNSNAQGTGNDAPKSGNGVLKSVAGGITLIGAVFFVAHLRRSKGISFTTILPSLSEKTIQSDSRAKKVENGKTTEVYPGGWLKV; this is encoded by the exons ATGTGTTCGTTTCAGAAACAAACAAAAATCTGGCTTGGCGAAGTTCTCCATGTTAGGTTTGATGAAGACATTTTGGTAGCAGACCTTCTAGGTGACGGGGAATTGCT ATTTCAAGTTTCCAAAGTAATATGGAAGAGGCTACTCAGAAAGAACAAAGAACAACTCAAGCAATCAAAAGTATATATTTATGAGAGACCATCTTTTGGTAAAAGCAATGGGAAATATACGCCCTATCCAAAAGTAGACTCGTTTCTAAAG gTATGCCAAACCCTTGGATTAGCTGGAATTGATTTGTTTACCCCTTCTGATGTGGTCGAGAAAAGAAATGTTCGGAAAGTCTGCATGTGCATACGTTCACTGTCTAAAAAGGCTGGGATGATGCAGCTAAAC GTGCCTGATTTTGATGTTGTAACCCACACAATAGCCATGCCCAACTATATTGTTGGAGGCATCCGCAGAAGCTTGGAGCAGCCACAATGCAGTTCATCTTGTTCGAGTGGGCACAGTCCGCATGCCATTTCTAAA AGCATATTTGAAGGACAGAGTGATGAACAAAGCGACCGACATTATGACTCTGATGAAGCAGAGAGCAGTCTCTTTGTGCTAGGGCCTCAGGATTCTCTTGATGACGACAAACTTTCCGAGCTTTTGCAGTTGGGTGATGCCCCCAAGGAAGAAAGAGAAGGCTATGGAGACAGTGGGCATGAAATGCCCGAAGAGAAGTCGCTAGCCGAATCAGCGGGATCACTTGACGCTGGTGTTATGGATGCTGATACTACGAATTCAACTCCTTTTCATGAGAACCTACTCTCACCAACAGATCGGTGTTCAACAACTAGAACAAATAAATGTTCGCTAAGCTCAGAAGAGTCAGACTCCATAAACAGTTATTTAGCTTCCGACAGTTGCAAGAATGATTTGAACGGTCCTCCTGTCAAAGTGTCCGAAAGGATTCATGATGGACACGCCGAACCTTCACATGATTCTGTTCAGGGAAATGGGAAAATATTCACTGATCACCCAGAAAAAGATGATAGCGCAAGGACTAAGGATCACATG GAAGCTTGCAAATCCGACAAACTGGATACAACTGAAAACAACAGCAATGCTCAGGGCACAGGGAACGATGCTCCAAAATCTGGGAATGGGGTGCTGAAGTCAGTTGCTGGAGGGATCACGCTCATTGGCGCAGTGTTCTTTGTAGCTCATCTCAG GAGGAGCAAGGGGATAAGCTTTACAACAATTTTGCCTTCACTTTCTGAAAAAACAATTCAGAGCGACTCAAGGGCGAAGAAAGTCGAAAACGGAAAGACAACCGAGGTATATCCAGGCGGATGGCTCAAGGTTTGA
- the LOC109742221 gene encoding protein OPAQUE10 isoform X1 has protein sequence MRRAQPQQHGTAPAPGTGTGVVRVDKASPASSFRQLDDAFLQKQTKIWLGEVLHVRFDEDILVADLLGDGELLFQVSKVIWKRLLRKNKEQLKQSKVYIYERPSFGKSNGKYTPYPKVDSFLKVCQTLGLAGIDLFTPSDVVEKRNVRKVCMCIRSLSKKAGMMQLNVPDFDVVTHTIAMPNYIVGGIRRSLEQPQCSSSCSSGHSPHAISKSIFEGQSDEQSDRHYDSDEAESSLFVLGPQDSLDDDKLSELLQLGDAPKEEREGYGDSGHEMPEEKSLAESAGSLDAGVMDADTTNSTPFHENLLSPTDRCSTTRTNKCSLSSEESDSINSYLASDSCKNDLNGPPVKVSERIHDGHAEPSHDSVQGNGKIFTDHPEKDDSARTKDHMEACKSDKLDTTENNSNAQGTGNDAPKSGNGVLKSVAGGITLIGAVFFVAHLRRSKGISFTTILPSLSEKTIQSDSRAKKVENGKTTEVYPGGWLKV, from the exons ATGAGGAGGGCGCAGCCGCAGCAGCACGGGACGGCGCCGGCgccggggacggggacgggggtGGTGCGCGTGGACAAGGCCTCGCCCGCGTCCAGCTTCCGCCAGCTCGACGACGCCTTCCTGCAG AAACAAACAAAAATCTGGCTTGGCGAAGTTCTCCATGTTAGGTTTGATGAAGACATTTTGGTAGCAGACCTTCTAGGTGACGGGGAATTGCT ATTTCAAGTTTCCAAAGTAATATGGAAGAGGCTACTCAGAAAGAACAAAGAACAACTCAAGCAATCAAAAGTATATATTTATGAGAGACCATCTTTTGGTAAAAGCAATGGGAAATATACGCCCTATCCAAAAGTAGACTCGTTTCTAAAG gTATGCCAAACCCTTGGATTAGCTGGAATTGATTTGTTTACCCCTTCTGATGTGGTCGAGAAAAGAAATGTTCGGAAAGTCTGCATGTGCATACGTTCACTGTCTAAAAAGGCTGGGATGATGCAGCTAAAC GTGCCTGATTTTGATGTTGTAACCCACACAATAGCCATGCCCAACTATATTGTTGGAGGCATCCGCAGAAGCTTGGAGCAGCCACAATGCAGTTCATCTTGTTCGAGTGGGCACAGTCCGCATGCCATTTCTAAA AGCATATTTGAAGGACAGAGTGATGAACAAAGCGACCGACATTATGACTCTGATGAAGCAGAGAGCAGTCTCTTTGTGCTAGGGCCTCAGGATTCTCTTGATGACGACAAACTTTCCGAGCTTTTGCAGTTGGGTGATGCCCCCAAGGAAGAAAGAGAAGGCTATGGAGACAGTGGGCATGAAATGCCCGAAGAGAAGTCGCTAGCCGAATCAGCGGGATCACTTGACGCTGGTGTTATGGATGCTGATACTACGAATTCAACTCCTTTTCATGAGAACCTACTCTCACCAACAGATCGGTGTTCAACAACTAGAACAAATAAATGTTCGCTAAGCTCAGAAGAGTCAGACTCCATAAACAGTTATTTAGCTTCCGACAGTTGCAAGAATGATTTGAACGGTCCTCCTGTCAAAGTGTCCGAAAGGATTCATGATGGACACGCCGAACCTTCACATGATTCTGTTCAGGGAAATGGGAAAATATTCACTGATCACCCAGAAAAAGATGATAGCGCAAGGACTAAGGATCACATG GAAGCTTGCAAATCCGACAAACTGGATACAACTGAAAACAACAGCAATGCTCAGGGCACAGGGAACGATGCTCCAAAATCTGGGAATGGGGTGCTGAAGTCAGTTGCTGGAGGGATCACGCTCATTGGCGCAGTGTTCTTTGTAGCTCATCTCAG GAGGAGCAAGGGGATAAGCTTTACAACAATTTTGCCTTCACTTTCTGAAAAAACAATTCAGAGCGACTCAAGGGCGAAGAAAGTCGAAAACGGAAAGACAACCGAGGTATATCCAGGCGGATGGCTCAAGGTTTGA